The genome window AAAAGGCAGATAAAAAAAGTGCGTTTGGCGAACTTAAAGGGAAGCTTGAGACTGAAAAAGATTTTGGTGATGCACTCGCGAAGCGTGGGCGGTCAGTGCCGGTCCAGACCAAGGAAGAAAAAACAGCAGAAAAAAAGGTAAAAAAAGAAAACATTGCTAAAACAAAAGCAATGACTGGTGCAGTGCTTGATTTGATGCGTGAGCTTGACAAGATGGGTAAAGACGAACGTGGTACGCACAAGGTCAGCTCAAACAAACAAGCGTATGCAGGGCTGAATGCATTGCTGGTAGATCTACCCAAGATTGAAGGTAAGTTTATGGCAAACATTGCCAAAGCGCTTGGCACCGACGATGTTGAAGCGGTCAAAAAATTTGTGCTCAATGATGTGGTGACCGGCGGTTACCTGCGCAGTGCGCTGGCAGACGAAAATCTAAAAGCAAGTTGGATAAATCAGCAAGATATGGACTACCTGTCAAAAAAATATAGCGGCGACGGCATGAAGAATGTGCTGTTTGAGGCAGCACGTCAAGGTCAGCGTGAGATCGTCAAATATCTGACAGACGACAGCAGCGAGAGTGTGAAAAAATATAGTCTGACCACTGAGCGCGGTGGGCTGAAAGAGCGGTTGGTAGGTTCGGCAGAGCCTGGTGGCAAGCAAGTGGCACTCATTCAAGATGTGTTGGAGGGTGGTGACACGGCCACATTTAAGTACGTGATGGAAAAGGGTGGCAAAGCTGTAGCCAAGCAGCTAACGGAAAAAGATCTTTCAAACAGTAAGTTTGGTGCAATGCTTGCCGGCATGGACGGTGACAGTCGTGAGGCGGTGTTTGCACAGCTTGAGCCAGAGCAAAAACGTACCGCTTTTGCCTCGCTTGAAAAAGCAAGCAAAACAAAAACAGTGCCGGTTGTGAAAAAAGATGTTGCCAGTGAGCAAGCAGAGGAAAAAGTAGCAGAAAAAACAACGCCTGAAGAGGAAGGTGCAAAGACTGCGGTGCAAGCAGCAGCTGCGAGTGTTGATGATAAAAAAGTTAAACCTGGTTTTTTTGTAACGCCTGATCAACAAAAAAAGCGTGCGGCAGACAGCATTGAAAAGCGCCTTGCGCCTGATAAAGATGTGGCAACGGCAAAAGATGCTGCAACGGCGCCTGATAAACCATGGCAAAAACGAACCATACAGCCTACAGATAAAACGCCGATTAAGCCAGTGCCTGTTGATCTGCCAAAGGCTGCAAAGCAGGCAGGGCTAGGACGGTAGTGAAAGCGGGGCGCTTATGCGCCCTAGATCCCGGCTCGGGGGCTCCCTTGGTCAAGCAAGAGGACAGGCTTGTCAAGGGTAAGGCTATGGCCAGGCAGGGGTCACCCCCGGCTTGATCGGGGATCTAGAAATAGGAAAAATCATTATCTGGATGCTGAAATAAATTCAGCACGACAGAGCGGGAGGATATTTAAATCCTATTGGAGATGCTGTAAGAAAAGCTTGTTTCCTTACTTGACAAGGGGTCATCCCCGGCTTGATCGGGGATCTAGAAATGGGAAAAATCATTATCTAGAAAAAGGGAAAAATAAAACAAAGGAGAGGTCGTGAAAAAACAGTTTTTTATAGTCTTCCTGCTAAGTCTGTGTACGGGCCAACTTGCGGCGATGGGCTTTGGGCCTGAGAATATGGGAAAATTTAATCGAGCGCTTGCAGATGGTGATCAGAATGCATTTAACCTGCTTAATAATCTGCTTGCTGGCAGGGTGACTATTGTTGGTGATCCTAACCCATCAGGAATACCAGGAGGAACAACATTGGGATATGTAGATGCGGTCTTGACTGGTAAACTTGGTACAGAGTTGATTGGTGATGATCTTCGTGTGCAGGTGCTTGCCAATGAGTTGCGCCAAGAAAAACCAAGGGTTGAGGTGTTGACGTATTTTGCACAGTACGTCACAGAAACTGAAAAACCTACAATGGTTGATAAAGCACTAAGCGCTGCCATTACACCGCAAAAGCCAAGGATCGTGCCACCTGCAACAATATGGGCAGATGCGCTTGCGCAGCTGAGTGAGCAGGAGCGTGTCGAGGCGCAAGAAAATATACGTAGCTGGGTGAGTGATCTGGCTGCTGACAGCCCGGAGGACAAAGCAGTCAGCGATTTATTGGTACGTGCGATTGAAAAGAGCGACAAAAAAAAGGAAAACAAAAAGTATGATAGTTTTTCGCGCTTTCTGCTGGAAGGTGGGGCTGAGCCAAAGATTACAACGAGTGATACTAAGTTGCGAAATAAAATTGTTGCCTTGCGTGAGCAGTACCGTAAAGCACCTGCAAAACCGGCAGGTGTTGTTACACCTGATCCAGAACAAGGCCGTCCAGCGCCAGTGCAACCTGAGCCGGATTCTGCCAAACGAAGTGATCTTAGTGATAAAAGAGCACTTGAATTGTTTCGTGGCCTGCGTAACGATGATAGTCAAGCTATTGCAGAGCTTAGAGCGCTTATGTCCAGCCCTAGTCAGCTAGAAAACGATTATGCAAAAATGATTGTAAGTGGTGAGTACGTCAGCGTCATGCTTAAAAGTGAGCAGAGAATCATGGAGAAGTTTAAGACTGGTCATACCGGGATGAGTGAAGAAGAGCAGAAAAGAAGAAAGGCTTTTATAAAAGAGCTTGAGCGTGAGATGGAGCAAGGGGTTGATTTGCGTTCAAAGTTGCCAGAGATTATGCGTGAGCCGGAAGTTGATAGGCCGCAAGAGTTTGTTGGTATAGGCAAGGTGGTACGTCAGCCGATTGTTTTTGCTGACAGTGGACCAGAGCCAGAACGAGAAAAAAAGCTTAACGAGTTACTGAGTCAAGATTTGATGGAGCGTATTCGTACGGGTGCTGACCTGTCAGATGAAGATTTGGGCGTGCTCAGAACGTTGGCGCGTGAGCAAAGCATTGATGTCATTGATGAGTATGGTAAGACGTTGCTTGATTATGCAATCGAGCGTGATGACTTGAACTTGGTTGATATCGCGTTGCAGGGTGTTGACCCAAATTATAAAGACACTGATAACAAGACACCGCTGTATCGAGCGGTTGAGCAAGGCAAGTATGAAATGGTGCAGCGGTTGCTTGCCAATCCAGACCTGGATGTTAATCAACTAAGTACTGACAGCAATAAAACAGCATTGCACATTGCAGTAGAGCAAGGTTATTCGGGTATTTTTAATTTGTTGCTTGAGGACGAGCGCGTTGATACTTCCATCAAAGATGTCAAGAAAAAAACGGCCATGAAAATTATTGATGAAAAAATCGAGGCTGCGTCAAAGCGTGGTGACGCTGACGCGCATGAGCGACTCAAGCAAATGCGCAAAGATTTGAAAACAACCATTGCCGCTGACAAGGCGGTTAAGAGTGCTGAGCGCAAAGAGCGTTGGAGCCAAAAACTTGATGCACTCTTTCATCCATTCAGAAAGAAGCGTGAGCGTGAGGAGCGTGCATCACTGCTTGACGAACAGGGCCAAGCACGTAGTGTTACCGGCCAGATCGAAGAGGATGTTGAGCCGGCTAAAAAGAAGCGTAAGCTGTGGATACCAAAAAAATCGAAGAAGCGTAAGTTTATGCAGCTTATCGATGATGAAGAAGATGACGAGCCGTTCAGAACATTTGATGAGTCTGAGCGCATGGTTGTTGATGAGCCAGAGACAAAACGCGTGCCTGTTGAGCCAGTGGAAGAGAAACGAGTTATTTCTGGTGGCGTTAAGGTGTTGCCGACACTGCCGGCTGCGCGTGTTTCGCAGTTTGGTGGTGCTGCTCGCCTACCGTAGTGATAAGGATTTGACGAGTTCTGGACCCCCGATCGGAGTCGGGGGCGATGAGGGTTGGTAGTAAGTAGGGTTACGTTATTAAATTGATGTTGAACATAACAGTGTCTTCCTGAACTTGTTTCAGGATCCAGAAATTAGGAAAAGTCATTATCTGGATGCTGAAATAAATTCAGCACGACATGTAGGTATAGTAGTTTTTTTACAATGCGCTGTACAAGTTTGATTAGAGAGCGACTTAATGAGTGAGTTGCAACTTCGAGCGTCATCTCTTTGATGTTAGTAGACCATAGTAAGGGAGGCTTATGAATACCCTGTTACTCGTAATCATGTGCTTGCTGCAACTGGCATGTACGAGTGTGCGTGCGCAGGCGTTACTTACTCCTGCCAGTGATCAGCACATATTCAAGACTGAGCAGCACACCATCGTGCAAACGCAGCAATCGCTTGTAAGCAACGGTCAGACCAACCAACAAGAACCGGATAGCGCGCAACAAAAACTTACAGACATTGCTCGCCGTATGGAGTTTGGTTTGCCCATTGAGCGCAAGGTGTTAATGGAGCTGCTTGCCAACAAGCAGGCTGATGTCAATGCACTGATCAAGACGCCGGGCAACATGGGTAAAACACTGCTGCATTTTGCAGCTGAGTACGGCTACGTTCAAGAGGCGAAATTGATTATAGCTCATCGCAGTGATGTTGATGTCGACAAAGAAAGTTTTGATGGCAAGCGCGCTATTGAGCTTGCTCAACAGCAGGGTAACGCTGAGCTCGTCAAATTGTTTGTGCAGGCTGGAGCGGGCGAGGTTGAGCAAGAAGATGAAGAAGAAGAAGCCGGTGAAGGTGGAGGTGATGGTGGTGGCGATGATGATGATGCTGAAGACAGGCAAGAAAATGACGACGCTACACCTGTTGTGGCTGGTGATGATGCTGGTGAAAGTGAAGCGTCTGATGAATCTGAGCAGGTAAAAGAATTGCAAGAACGAAAGATTGTACAAGAAAAAGGAACGCAAAAAAAAGAAAAGAAAAAGTCATTAGTCAATGAATGGATGCAGGCAATTTTGAATAGCATTAAAGACGGTGGCGATCAGGAAGTGAAGCCTGAAGTTGTGCGTGATGATGTCAGTGTAGAAAAAAAACAGACAGTCGAAAAAGAGCAGACTTCACGTCTTGAGCGTTTTAAGAATATAACGGTTGAAATTGTTGCACCAAAAGTTGAAGAAGGGGTGCCTCAGACCAAGGTGCAGGAGTCTGGACCTGAAAGAGCGAGTAGAAAAGTAATCGTGCCGCCCATTGTGCAAACGCCTGCGGCTGAACGTGTGCCTGATGTTGACGCGGCTACGCTGCAACGTGCACGCCAGGCGGAGTTGGTTGGTTAGTCAAATGAAAACATTTATCTGGATCCCCGACCAAGCCGGGGACGACCCAAGGGAGATCTTATCGTGTTTGACGTCATGTTATCCCTACTACGCAACAGCACTCTGCGCATAAACCGTTTCAACAGTTAACTCGTCGCGTGCGGCAGCATTGCGCTCAGCAACTAACTTGTGTTCGCGAATGTTGTACAAAATGCGTGCGAGTGCGTCAAGGTGTACGCGCACAACCATGTTATCTTTTTCCTGGCTCTGTTTTTCAGAGCACACATCAAGTTCAATGTCATCGCGTTGATGTTGTTCAAGAATATTGAGTGCACTGAGCAGCTGGTAGTACGCATGTGGTTGTGACGAAACTAACAAATGGATATCTTTTTTTGGTTTAGACTCACCATCTTTTGTGGCAATAGCTTGGGCGCGTGGGCAGCAGTCAGTAAGCCACTGGGCAATGGTGCAGGCGGTGGTTGCTCGTGGCATAGTCCCTGGTGCATCAGCTTTAACAACGGTGTAAGAAATGGTTTCGGGAATAAGCTGCTTGGCTAACTCGTCTGCCATGGTGCGCTCATCGTGTATGCCAGTAATGTTGAATGTTTGTTTGAGAAACTCTTTTTCTTCTTTAATGAGTGCACGTCGCCCAGTAAGCAGTGTTAGCGACTCAACCTTGATGTTACCGCTGTTAATGCGTGAGACAGCATGTTTAATGCGATCAACAAACGCTTCAACGCGAGCTCCAAGCACAAGTGCTGATTTGTAACTATTTTTTGATGGCAAAATAAGTTCGGTCAAGCCAAGCTGGTTAAACAGTGCGGTAAGGTCTTGGCGAATTTGTGTGTCAAAAACACCATCTTGCACGTTCCAACGTTCTTTGGTGCGTAGCCATTTTTTTTGTGTTGTTTGTACAACGTGGTCGATGCCACCATCGGCTGGAATGTCGTACAGATTAAGTACTTTAGCAAGCATAGGTGAAGGTTTGTCTACAGTTTCATCCCAAAACAGGGAAGGTGCTTTTTTTGGTTTTTCAAACGTGTACAGTTGCTTGTAGCCGTAGTAGGCAGAGATTGAAAAGCCACTCAAGATTGAGAAGGCCATAACATAAAAAATGAAATCGTACTTATTGATTTTGAGGCGGTCAAGAACAGCTTCTATGCGTGCTTTCATGGGTTGCCTTCTTTGCTCAGTTTTTTGGGGTGGGACTCTCTTTTTTTGTTAGGGACCTTGAGTATATCATGGTTTATTTTTAATTGCATATGGGGGCAAGGCTTGCCTGCTTATGAAACGAGAGTGTTGATCTAGTGACTGGGTTCGTGGTATGGCTGGGGTGTGAGTAGTCTTAAGTACTTAGCATTAAAGGGGTAGATGTGAAGATGATGAAAATACTGTTGGTTGTGATGTGTTTGTGTACAGGGTTTGGGCAGCTGTATGCTATTGAAGCATTGAGCAGGTTGGTAGATCGTGGTGCTGAAATTCAACAAGACTTTGAAGCTGAAGTGAAAAAAGCAATAGCTGACGGTGTTGATTTAAACACAAAATTTGGGCCAGACCAAAAAACACTTTTATTGTATGCACTTGACTCTGATAACGATAGCGCTGCAAAAGCATTGCTTGCAGAAGGTGCTGACCCAAACGTACGTGACATTAATGGACGTTCACCGTTGACAAGTGCACTTGAAGTGAACGACGAAGGGTTGACAAAAGCGCTGCTTGATTCAGGTGCATCAACACGATACGTTAGCCCAAGTGTACTCAATGCAGCTGATTCTAAGCTTAAAACGATGATTGAAGATCGTAAAAAAAATCGTGATCAATTTGCCAAAGATATGGGTGCAGCCCTCAGGGCTGGTGATCATGAAGCAGTTGCCAAGTTAGTTGTGCAGGCAAAAAATAATTTGGGGCAGGGTGATATGGTTCGCCTGCTTACGTTGGGCAAAGATATTGTACCGATGATGAATGAACAAGGAATGCTTCACAAATTTGCACAGGACTTTGATAAAGATGCTGGCTTTGGTGAGGCACTCAAGGCGATGCTAGCAGCAGGCGCTGACCCGAATGTACAAGATAGTGAAGGCAACAGTGTGTTGAAAACATTGCTAGCAGCCCAAAGCAGATGCTGCCAAGCGGGTTGCTGCTGCTGAACAAGCGAGGAAGGATCAGCAAGCAATGAAGCGGTTTGCTGCCGATACAGTAGACACGACAGATAAGCCGGCTAGGACAGTTCGTAGTGGTACGGTACCGGAAGTTGATAAAAAGAAGCCCGGTTTTTTAAAGATGTTTACAACAAAAAAAGATGCAGATGCTCCCAAGAAAGAGAAGAAAACATTTGGTCTGTTTAGTAGCGAGAAGAAAGGAAAGGTGAAAGAGCCTAAAAAACCTAAAGCAGAAGCACCAGATAAGAAATCGTTTAAAGAAAAAGTGCACGATCGAACTCAGCCGTGGAAAAATATGGGTGGAGCGATAAAAGGAGCTATTCTAGGCAATTAGTGCGTAACGTTTCAAATTTATGTACAAACATAGTACAGCGTGTTACGGTCGAGAACAGGGAGTGATCAGTAGGTCGTAAAAAAAAAGGAGTGGGTCATGAAGCGACGCAATCAAGTATGCAGGCACGTTATACCCGTTGTTATGATGGTAGCAGGTCTGCACGCGCAGACAAGTGTGCAACGGCCAGCTGATGCGCTTAAAGATCAAGAGATGCATGCCGCGTGCAGCGAGTGTGAAAAAATGCCGTTGTGTGGTGTGGAGTGTAGCGTGCCACAAAGCTCAGTTGTTGACGAGCATCCACGTGGTATGAATGAGGGGGAGATTCGGGATACACTTTTGAGCATTGCACGCAGTGGTCATGATGAAGCCTTTGAGGCATTGCTGCAAAGTTATCCGTATGAGGTAACTGAAATGACCAAAGACATTAGAGATGATTCACACAAAACGCTGTTGCATTTGGCGGTGCGCAACGGCATGAGCATTAAGCTGATCAGCCGTTTGCTTGAGCTGGGCTGTGATGTTAATGCAAAGGACTGTAACGATATATGTGCAATACATTTGGTGGCGGGTCGTGGCAATAAAAGTAGCGTTATTGCAAAAATGTTAATCGAGCATGGGGCTGAGCTTGAAGTGCAAGACCGGTTTGGAAACACGCCACTGCACTGGGCAATCGCTGAAGGAGATGCTGGAGTTGTTGCACAGCTTTTTGTAAAAAAGGTACGCACAGACGTGTTGAACATGAATGGCCGTGATGCGTATCATGCCGCAGTTGATGCGCTTCAGGTATGCCGTCAGGAACTTGCGCGTGCTCAAGATAGAGATGAGAGAAAGCGATTGCAGGCTGAAGAAATAACAAGACAAAGTATTGTTGCGTTATTTGAAGAAGAGTAAGTTTATTTCTTTTCGACTTTATCCTGTTCACGCTCTTCATCGCGTACGACTGACTCAGTACATGTGGCGCAACTTGTTTTAAAAATATCAAACGCTTCATCAACACTGTCGGTGATGGTAAATAATTTTTGATCGTTGGGGTCAATCAATCCATGCTTGAGCGTGCATTTGGTTATCCAATCGTTGAGGTGACCCCAATAGTCACGGTCTATGAGTACGATAGGTGTTTTTTCCATGCGGTTGCATTGTACGAGGGTGAGTATTTCAAACAGTTCATCAAATGTGCCAAAGCCACCAGGAAAAATTGCAAATCCCACTGAGTAGCGGGTGAGCAACCACTTACGTGCAAAAAAGTGGTTCATGATGATACTTTCTTGCAAGAATTCGTTTTTTCTTTCAACGTTAAGATTAATCAGTCCAATACCTGCCGAGACAAGGCGAACGGGGCATTGTTGTCCTTCTTTGCATTCATTTAAGTAGTCCATAGCACCACGGTTTGCCGCTTCCATAATGCCTGGGCCACCACCGGTGATGATTGAAAAGTGATTGGCAGCAAGCTTTTTTGCAAGCTCTTGCGCCTTGAGTGCGAAGGGGCTATCACGCTCGATGCGTGAGCCACCAAATACGGTAATTGCCGGTTGTGGAAGTTTTGTCAGTTGCCACATGCCAGTGAGTAGACGGTAGTTGGTGATTGCAAGGCTTTTTAAAAAACGACTATATTCTTTAAACCGTTTTGACAATGAATGCATTTTTTTCCCTTTATTTTTTCTGCAAATTTTATTTTAAGTTTTAAGAAACTGGAGATATTGTTTTTGCTTGCTTCGACCAGTGTCGCCCTGAATTTATTTCAGGGTCCAGATATTAGGAAAATCCATTTTCTGGATCCTGAAACGAGTTCAGGAAGACATGGGGTGTCTGAAGTTATTTAACTATCTCTTACTTTATCATTCCCGAATCATATCAAGCGCTGTGGTCAGTTCACATTCATCAAACATAAGTGCAGCAACAGCTTTGCAAAATGCAACGGCCTGAGGTAGTGCTTTTTGGTGGATGTTGCGCCCGATTGCTGCACCGGCAACGCCGCCGACGGTGAGTTGTTGTTCCAGACCGCGTAAAAATAATGCACTGTCTTGTGTTGGCCCGCCAGAGCAAATGACACGAGTGTTGCCTGCTGCTTGTACTACTTGTTGCAAGTGTTGTGCTTGTGTCGTTTCGTTTTCGCCTTCAGGCAGGTTGACTTTGACAAAGTCTGCACCAAGTGCATGGCCAACACCAGCTGCACCAGCAATCAGGTTTGGGTCACGTTCATTTTTAACGGCTTTGCCACGTGGGTACATCCACAGTACGCTGACCAGACCAAGTGCGTGTGCTTGCGCAATAATTTGTGATGCTTCTTGCAGCATGAGTGACTCATGCTCACTGCCAAGGTATACCGTGTAACCAACACCAACGATTGAAAGTTGTGCATGTTCTTTCAGGTGTAAGATTTGTTCCATGCTGTACAGTGCGCGACTGATGGGATCTGCATACTCCGTTGAGAGCAAGTTTGTTTTTGCATTGAGTTTAACCAGATAGTTGATGGTGGGAAAGTCATGTGCGTAGCGGGCGATCATTCCTAGCTGTGTTG of Campylobacterota bacterium contains these proteins:
- a CDS encoding ankyrin repeat domain-containing protein, with translation MKKQFFIVFLLSLCTGQLAAMGFGPENMGKFNRALADGDQNAFNLLNNLLAGRVTIVGDPNPSGIPGGTTLGYVDAVLTGKLGTELIGDDLRVQVLANELRQEKPRVEVLTYFAQYVTETEKPTMVDKALSAAITPQKPRIVPPATIWADALAQLSEQERVEAQENIRSWVSDLAADSPEDKAVSDLLVRAIEKSDKKKENKKYDSFSRFLLEGGAEPKITTSDTKLRNKIVALREQYRKAPAKPAGVVTPDPEQGRPAPVQPEPDSAKRSDLSDKRALELFRGLRNDDSQAIAELRALMSSPSQLENDYAKMIVSGEYVSVMLKSEQRIMEKFKTGHTGMSEEEQKRRKAFIKELEREMEQGVDLRSKLPEIMREPEVDRPQEFVGIGKVVRQPIVFADSGPEPEREKKLNELLSQDLMERIRTGADLSDEDLGVLRTLAREQSIDVIDEYGKTLLDYAIERDDLNLVDIALQGVDPNYKDTDNKTPLYRAVEQGKYEMVQRLLANPDLDVNQLSTDSNKTALHIAVEQGYSGIFNLLLEDERVDTSIKDVKKKTAMKIIDEKIEAASKRGDADAHERLKQMRKDLKTTIAADKAVKSAERKERWSQKLDALFHPFRKKREREERASLLDEQGQARSVTGQIEEDVEPAKKKRKLWIPKKSKKRKFMQLIDDEEDDEPFRTFDESERMVVDEPETKRVPVEPVEEKRVISGGVKVLPTLPAARVSQFGGAARLP
- a CDS encoding ankyrin repeat domain-containing protein; translated protein: MNTLLLVIMCLLQLACTSVRAQALLTPASDQHIFKTEQHTIVQTQQSLVSNGQTNQQEPDSAQQKLTDIARRMEFGLPIERKVLMELLANKQADVNALIKTPGNMGKTLLHFAAEYGYVQEAKLIIAHRSDVDVDKESFDGKRAIELAQQQGNAELVKLFVQAGAGEVEQEDEEEEAGEGGGDGGGDDDDAEDRQENDDATPVVAGDDAGESEASDESEQVKELQERKIVQEKGTQKKEKKKSLVNEWMQAILNSIKDGGDQEVKPEVVRDDVSVEKKQTVEKEQTSRLERFKNITVEIVAPKVEEGVPQTKVQESGPERASRKVIVPPIVQTPAAERVPDVDAATLQRARQAELVG
- a CDS encoding ankyrin repeat domain-containing protein, which produces MKMMKILLVVMCLCTGFGQLYAIEALSRLVDRGAEIQQDFEAEVKKAIADGVDLNTKFGPDQKTLLLYALDSDNDSAAKALLAEGADPNVRDINGRSPLTSALEVNDEGLTKALLDSGASTRYVSPSVLNAADSKLKTMIEDRKKNRDQFAKDMGAALRAGDHEAVAKLVVQAKNNLGQGDMVRLLTLGKDIVPMMNEQGMLHKFAQDFDKDAGFGEALKAMLAAGADPNVQDSEGNSVLKTLLAAQSRCCQAGCCC
- a CDS encoding ankyrin repeat domain-containing protein — encoded protein: MKRRNQVCRHVIPVVMMVAGLHAQTSVQRPADALKDQEMHAACSECEKMPLCGVECSVPQSSVVDEHPRGMNEGEIRDTLLSIARSGHDEAFEALLQSYPYEVTEMTKDIRDDSHKTLLHLAVRNGMSIKLISRLLELGCDVNAKDCNDICAIHLVAGRGNKSSVIAKMLIEHGAELEVQDRFGNTPLHWAIAEGDAGVVAQLFVKKVRTDVLNMNGRDAYHAAVDALQVCRQELARAQDRDERKRLQAEEITRQSIVALFEEE
- a CDS encoding TIGR00730 family Rossman fold protein, with amino-acid sequence MHSLSKRFKEYSRFLKSLAITNYRLLTGMWQLTKLPQPAITVFGGSRIERDSPFALKAQELAKKLAANHFSIITGGGPGIMEAANRGAMDYLNECKEGQQCPVRLVSAGIGLINLNVERKNEFLQESIIMNHFFARKWLLTRYSVGFAIFPGGFGTFDELFEILTLVQCNRMEKTPIVLIDRDYWGHLNDWITKCTLKHGLIDPNDQKLFTITDSVDEAFDIFKTSCATCTESVVRDEEREQDKVEKK
- a CDS encoding aldolase, which encodes MIKRLKTMPTIPVPLSVPSHVQQAFIKNYTKATRGSDKLFLFAGDQKIEHLNADFFGPNIPAECNDPKNLFKIASQAPIGVFATQLGMIARYAHDFPTINYLVKLNAKTNLLSTEYADPISRALYSMEQILHLKEHAQLSIVGVGYTVYLGSEHESLMLQEASQIIAQAHALGLVSVLWMYPRGKAVKNERDPNLIAGAAGVGHALGADFVKVNLPEGENETTQAQHLQQVVQAAGNTRVICSGGPTQDSALFLRGLEQQLTVGGVAGAAIGRNIHQKALPQAVAFCKAVAALMFDECELTTALDMIRE